The following coding sequences lie in one Mesorhizobium sp. NZP2298 genomic window:
- a CDS encoding TrbG/VirB9 family P-type conjugative transfer protein: protein MTKRAFLALACSLLLTLEASAEDTPLAGKHDARMRYLAYRPDEVVRLSTAVGATLVVTFAANETVAAVAVSNSKDLAALPRANYLFFKASRILPPQPVVVLADSESGTRRYVFSISTRAMPKLDEQQPDLYYSVQFTYPGDEAAALRQAAEKRSILGQARAKVLQEQRVQDLLNRPGTTASSDERNFHYVAKGDRSLAPLQVFDNGFTTVFGFASNSRIPSLYIINPDGKEAAANFTVKGDFVEVAAVAREWRLRDGNTVLSIFNRAYDPVGQAPGTGTVRPDVWRVLKGSGR, encoded by the coding sequence ATGACAAAAAGAGCGTTTCTCGCACTGGCCTGTTCACTACTCTTAACGCTGGAGGCTTCCGCGGAAGACACCCCGCTTGCCGGCAAGCATGATGCGCGGATGCGCTACTTGGCTTACCGTCCCGACGAAGTGGTGCGCCTGTCGACCGCGGTGGGGGCAACGCTGGTCGTCACATTCGCGGCCAACGAGACCGTTGCAGCCGTGGCCGTTTCCAATAGCAAAGACCTGGCTGCGCTCCCACGCGCCAACTACCTGTTCTTCAAGGCCAGCCGGATCCTGCCGCCGCAGCCGGTCGTCGTTCTGGCCGACAGTGAGTCCGGTACCCGCAGATATGTCTTCAGCATTTCAACGAGAGCGATGCCAAAGTTAGATGAGCAGCAACCTGACTTATACTACAGTGTGCAGTTCACCTATCCCGGTGATGAGGCCGCTGCTTTGAGACAGGCAGCAGAAAAGCGCTCGATTCTTGGTCAGGCCCGGGCAAAGGTGCTGCAGGAACAGAGGGTTCAGGATTTGTTGAATCGGCCCGGTACAACTGCCAGTTCCGACGAAAGGAATTTTCACTACGTCGCAAAGGGCGATCGATCGCTGGCGCCGCTGCAGGTTTTCGACAATGGCTTTACCACCGTATTTGGCTTCGCAAGCAATTCCCGTATCCCCTCCCTCTACATTATCAATCCCGACGGCAAGGAAGCCGCTGCCAACTTCACAGTCAAAGGCGACTTTGTTGAAGTAGCCGCAGTCGCCCGGGAATGGCGTCTGAGAGATGGCAATACGGTATTGTCGATTTTCAACAGGGCATATGATCCTGTTGGACAAGCGCCGGGGACCGGTACAGTGAGACCCGACGTGTGGCGCGTTTTGAAAGGCTCGGGCCGATGA
- a CDS encoding type IV secretion system protein VirB8 — protein sequence MKFPEHALLVERETLAAHYKKVEAFQTSRAKSARRLSKALIAFAAAAVLGNVAQAFTIAAMVPLAKLVPVFLWVRPDGTVDSEVSVSRLPATQERAVINASLWEYVRLRESYTADSAQYGYDLVSSFSAPAVRQQYQEFFNYPNPTSPQVTVGKLGKLEVGHISSNDISPDVQQIRYKRTLSIDGQMPLVTTWTATIRYERLTDLPAQSRLTNPGGLLVTSYQTSEDSVSNLGDVQP from the coding sequence GTGAAATTTCCTGAACATGCCCTTCTGGTGGAGAGAGAAACGCTAGCCGCCCACTATAAGAAGGTGGAAGCGTTTCAAACTTCACGAGCGAAGTCTGCGCGGCGCCTGTCAAAGGCCCTCATAGCCTTTGCGGCAGCGGCGGTCCTAGGAAATGTTGCGCAGGCATTTACCATCGCTGCCATGGTCCCGTTGGCCAAGCTCGTACCTGTCTTCCTCTGGGTACGCCCGGATGGAACAGTTGACAGCGAAGTGTCAGTCTCTCGACTGCCGGCAACCCAAGAGCGAGCCGTCATAAATGCTTCGCTGTGGGAATATGTACGCCTGCGCGAGAGCTACACAGCCGATTCCGCCCAATACGGCTATGACCTCGTATCCAGTTTCAGCGCACCGGCTGTGCGGCAGCAATATCAAGAGTTCTTCAATTATCCGAATCCCACCTCGCCGCAAGTCACAGTCGGCAAGCTCGGCAAGCTCGAAGTCGGGCATATTTCCTCAAACGACATCAGTCCGGACGTTCAACAGATCCGATACAAACGCACCCTTTCCATCGATGGGCAGATGCCGTTGGTGACCACCTGGACAGCAACCATCCGCTACGAGCGCCTGACAGATCTGCCTGCCCAATCAAGGCTCACCAATCCGGGAGGTCTACTCGTCACTTCCTATCAAACCTCGGAAGATAGCGTGTCGAACCTGGGTGACGTGCAGCCATGA
- a CDS encoding type IV secretion system lipoprotein VirB7: protein MKYYLLLSILALAACKTTDKLATCTGSPFQLNVGQWETSPEDLEVECAKEPK, encoded by the coding sequence ATGAAATACTATCTACTTTTGTCAATACTGGCTTTGGCGGCATGCAAGACAACCGATAAGCTTGCGACCTGCACGGGTTCGCCATTCCAACTGAACGTGGGACAATGGGAAACCTCCCCTGAAGATCTTGAAGTCGAATGTGCGAAAGAGCCCAAGTGA
- a CDS encoding type IV secretion system protein, whose translation MVFRIPAPFTAIHVIFHEAFTLGLHKVIGNVQEAVSAPLVACVTLWIIIQGFLVMRGQVDARGGISRVVTVSIVVALILGQANYQLYIESVFDDTIPKLAHQISGSHLPFIGIPQKLDVMFAASQSAFQRIASEIGPMNQQDILAFQGAQWILYGALWTAFEIYDAVGILTKVLLAIGPLVLVGYLFDHTRDMATRWIGQLLSYGLLLVLLNIVATIVIAAESVALGVMLAVIKYKGTTAAKIIGLYELDMLFLAGDALIVALPTIASSIAGGSWAGANQSLSSLNRRIAKTAGG comes from the coding sequence ATGGTTTTCAGAATTCCTGCGCCATTCACGGCCATACACGTGATCTTTCATGAGGCCTTTACGTTGGGGCTGCACAAAGTGATTGGAAACGTCCAAGAGGCGGTCAGTGCGCCTCTGGTTGCGTGCGTCACGCTCTGGATCATAATCCAAGGCTTTCTGGTCATGCGCGGTCAAGTCGACGCGCGCGGAGGTATCTCGCGCGTAGTCACGGTATCGATTGTCGTCGCCCTCATCTTAGGGCAGGCCAACTATCAGCTGTACATTGAATCGGTCTTCGACGACACGATTCCAAAGCTTGCTCACCAGATCAGCGGAAGCCACTTGCCCTTCATCGGTATCCCCCAGAAGCTCGACGTAATGTTCGCTGCAAGTCAGAGTGCCTTTCAGCGGATTGCTTCCGAAATTGGGCCAATGAATCAGCAGGACATACTTGCCTTCCAGGGAGCGCAATGGATTTTGTACGGCGCGCTCTGGACAGCGTTCGAGATCTATGATGCCGTTGGAATTCTGACGAAGGTGCTCCTGGCGATCGGCCCCCTCGTTCTTGTAGGCTATCTTTTTGATCACACTCGAGACATGGCTACCAGATGGATCGGCCAACTGCTTTCATACGGGCTGCTGCTTGTCCTCCTCAACATCGTTGCAACGATAGTTATCGCGGCCGAATCAGTCGCGCTGGGAGTCATGCTTGCGGTGATCAAATACAAGGGTACGACAGCAGCCAAGATCATCGGGCTTTACGAGCTCGATATGCTTTTCCTAGCTGGTGACGCCCTGATCGTCGCGCTTCCGACGATCGCCAGCAGCATAGCCGGCGGTTCTTGGGCAGGTGCGAACCAATCTCTTAGCAGCCTCAATCGCCGCATTGCCAAAACGGCAGGTGGTTAA
- the virB11 gene encoding P-type DNA transfer ATPase VirB11: MRSEADPQLRLLLDPVLKWLEEPRTEEVAINRPGEAFVRQAGVFTKHPLPLGYNDLEDIAILAGALRKQDVGPQSPLCATELPNGERLQICLPPAVPSGTVSLTIRRPSSRVTELKEVSSRYEYSRWNQWRSRKQRQERQDQTILQQYDDGDLEKFLQACVSGRLTMLLCGPTGSGKTTMSKTLINAIPPQERLISIEDTLELVIPHENHVRLLYPKDRAGVGAVTAEQLLQASLRMRPDRILLGEMRDDAAWAYLSEVVSGHAGSISTIHGADPVQGFKKLFSLVKSSPQGAAVEDRTLLDMLSAAVDVIVPFHTQGDLYEVGEVWLAADARRRGETVADLLNKH; this comes from the coding sequence ATGCGATCGGAGGCTGACCCTCAATTGCGTTTGCTTCTCGACCCCGTTCTGAAATGGCTTGAGGAGCCGAGGACCGAAGAGGTCGCTATCAACCGGCCTGGGGAAGCGTTTGTGCGACAAGCCGGCGTCTTCACGAAACATCCGCTACCACTAGGTTATAACGATCTGGAGGACATCGCGATTCTCGCTGGAGCGCTGCGCAAGCAAGATGTCGGACCGCAAAGCCCCCTCTGTGCGACTGAGCTGCCGAACGGGGAGCGGCTGCAGATCTGTTTGCCGCCCGCTGTTCCCTCAGGAACAGTAAGCCTGACGATACGGCGTCCTTCAAGTCGTGTGACCGAACTGAAGGAAGTTTCTTCTCGCTACGAATACTCACGCTGGAATCAATGGCGGTCACGAAAACAGCGCCAAGAGCGGCAGGACCAAACTATTCTTCAGCAATACGACGATGGTGACTTGGAGAAGTTTTTGCAAGCGTGTGTTTCGGGACGGCTCACGATGCTGCTTTGCGGACCTACTGGAAGCGGCAAAACGACAATGAGCAAGACTTTGATCAACGCTATACCCCCGCAAGAGAGACTGATAAGTATCGAGGACACGCTGGAGCTTGTAATCCCGCACGAGAACCATGTCCGGTTACTCTATCCGAAGGACCGAGCCGGCGTAGGTGCGGTGACAGCCGAGCAACTGCTGCAAGCGAGCTTGCGCATGCGCCCTGACCGAATATTGCTCGGCGAGATGCGCGATGATGCTGCATGGGCCTACCTTAGCGAAGTCGTCTCCGGCCATGCGGGATCAATATCAACGATCCATGGGGCTGATCCGGTCCAGGGCTTCAAAAAGCTCTTTTCCCTCGTCAAGAGCAGCCCGCAAGGAGCCGCTGTGGAAGATCGAACGCTTCTTGACATGCTGTCGGCTGCCGTTGACGTCATTGTGCCGTTCCACACCCAAGGTGACCTGTACGAGGTGGGAGAGGTATGGCTCGCCGCCGATGCCCGGCGACGGGGAGAGACAGTAGCCGACCTCCTTAACAAGCACTAA
- a CDS encoding type IV secretion system lytic transglycosylase VirB1 — protein MFIAAWPLAVALLTSMSFPAEPAPLSPREFHRLSRKCAPWVAPSTLAAIAKIESGFETLVAHDNTTGEQLRWIDRLEATRGIKNRLEAQHSVDVGLMQINSKNFSFLNLTPEKAFEPCASLSAAAHLLESRYAGGTTAPAQQLALRRAISAYNTGDVTRGFTNGYVRKVESAAKDISSHPAPTLEPTAQDAQHLEAPGRKAVPPLLQQSQQANGKQPNQNSWDIWGSYESNRSGADPSGPTGSQAAEEREPSNPNKLVFD, from the coding sequence ATGTTTATTGCAGCTTGGCCGCTGGCCGTCGCCCTGTTGACATCCATGTCATTCCCAGCCGAGCCCGCGCCACTTTCGCCCCGTGAATTCCACCGCCTGTCGCGCAAATGCGCTCCCTGGGTTGCGCCGTCCACCCTCGCCGCGATTGCCAAAATTGAAAGTGGCTTTGAAACGCTGGTGGCTCATGACAACACCACAGGTGAGCAGCTTCGCTGGATAGACCGCCTGGAAGCGACGCGGGGCATCAAGAACCGCCTCGAAGCACAACATTCTGTCGATGTCGGATTGATGCAGATAAACAGCAAGAACTTTTCCTTCCTCAATCTCACGCCGGAAAAGGCTTTCGAGCCCTGCGCCTCGCTATCGGCCGCCGCCCACTTGCTTGAAAGCCGGTATGCCGGCGGCACGACTGCTCCGGCGCAGCAACTGGCGCTTCGCCGTGCCATCTCGGCCTACAACACGGGCGACGTCACGCGTGGCTTCACCAACGGTTATGTACGCAAGGTCGAGTCGGCCGCAAAGGACATCTCGAGTCACCCCGCGCCAACCCTGGAGCCGACCGCTCAAGATGCGCAACACCTTGAGGCACCCGGTCGGAAAGCCGTGCCGCCTCTGCTCCAACAGAGCCAACAGGCCAATGGAAAGCAGCCCAACCAAAATTCTTGGGACATCTGGGGCTCGTATGAGTCAAACCGCTCCGGGGCCGATCCCTCCGGTCCGACAGGCAGCCAGGCTGCGGAAGAGCGGGAACCCTCGAACCCGAACAAACTCGTATTCGATTGA
- the virB2 gene encoding pilin major subunit VirB2 encodes MLRTAAEYVPAAAAGAAWTVFSIGPASAQVTGGTDPAKMVQNICTFILGPFGQSLAVLGLVAIGISWMFGRASLGLVAGVVGGIVIMFGASFLGKALIGGG; translated from the coding sequence ATGCTGCGCACGGCGGCTGAATATGTACCGGCCGCTGCTGCAGGCGCCGCGTGGACGGTCTTCTCCATCGGGCCAGCCTCGGCTCAGGTGACCGGAGGGACGGATCCCGCCAAGATGGTCCAGAATATCTGCACCTTCATACTCGGCCCCTTCGGACAATCACTGGCCGTGCTCGGACTCGTGGCCATCGGCATCTCTTGGATGTTCGGTCGTGCTTCACTTGGCTTGGTTGCGGGTGTCGTTGGAGGGATCGTCATCATGTTCGGCGCCAGCTTCCTGGGCAAGGCGCTCATAGGCGGTGGCTGA
- the virB10 gene encoding type IV secretion system protein VirB10 — protein sequence MNETGPQSGHDVNASASLVSEPARRHVSGSQKLAVAGLVLISSLSLIWLGSRPSTQDEPSQPNPPISPNAEPFRPVPIELAPEPPAPAKAAQAADPAPSTPQPAAAEPPPEESPIFAYSSSSQKPDVAQRSEDDHKDAPATADEISIGGDLSGRLKPDIQEPSRATLLPHPDLVITQGTIIPCLLQTAVDTNLPGYVKCVLPKDVRGATNNVVLLDRGTTVIGEIQHGLEQGDARVFVLWTRIETPDHALVSIASPGADELGRSGVPGTVDNHFRERFGGAMLMSVLQGAFQAAGQYAASSGGGSGINSFQSNGGQAVETTLRATVNIPPTLKKNQGDAVSIFVARDLDFSDVYGLTATVVAPAPQHRQRRRDNNAIGG from the coding sequence ATGAATGAAACCGGCCCACAGTCGGGACACGATGTAAATGCATCCGCATCGTTGGTCTCGGAGCCGGCCCGCCGGCATGTTTCGGGATCACAGAAATTGGCCGTCGCCGGTCTTGTTCTCATCTCATCTCTGTCGCTCATCTGGCTCGGAAGTCGTCCCAGCACACAAGACGAACCATCTCAGCCAAACCCGCCAATTTCCCCGAACGCCGAGCCGTTTCGCCCCGTGCCTATTGAGCTTGCTCCCGAACCTCCAGCACCTGCAAAGGCGGCGCAGGCGGCAGATCCTGCGCCATCCACGCCGCAACCCGCGGCAGCTGAACCGCCGCCCGAGGAGTCACCAATTTTCGCCTACAGCAGCAGCAGTCAAAAGCCCGACGTGGCTCAGCGGAGCGAAGACGACCACAAGGATGCTCCCGCGACCGCGGATGAGATTTCGATCGGTGGCGACCTGTCGGGCCGATTGAAGCCAGACATACAGGAGCCGAGCCGGGCCACACTTTTGCCGCACCCTGATCTCGTGATTACTCAGGGAACGATCATTCCTTGCCTTTTGCAAACGGCAGTCGACACAAATTTACCCGGTTATGTGAAGTGCGTCTTACCTAAAGACGTCCGCGGCGCCACCAACAATGTCGTGCTCTTGGATCGTGGGACGACCGTGATTGGCGAGATCCAGCATGGTCTCGAACAGGGGGATGCGCGTGTCTTCGTGCTGTGGACGCGCATCGAAACACCTGACCATGCCCTCGTTTCGATAGCATCGCCGGGCGCTGACGAGCTCGGCCGCTCCGGAGTGCCTGGCACGGTGGATAATCACTTCCGGGAACGCTTTGGCGGAGCAATGCTGATGAGCGTCCTTCAAGGCGCGTTCCAGGCGGCCGGTCAATACGCGGCGAGCTCTGGCGGAGGAAGCGGCATCAACAGCTTCCAGAGCAATGGCGGACAAGCCGTCGAGACGACACTGAGAGCGACGGTCAACATCCCGCCAACCCTGAAGAAAAACCAGGGAGATGCTGTATCCATCTTTGTGGCTCGCGACCTCGATTTCTCGGATGTATACGGTCTCACGGCAACCGTCGTGGCGCCAGCCCCCCAACATCGCCAACGCCGGAGAGACAACAATGCGATCGGAGGCTGA
- a CDS encoding type IV secretion system protein VirB3 encodes MSDRLEVSTLYVAATRPALFLGVPLTLAGLLMMLAGLVIIVLQNPLYEIVLVPLWFGARLVVERDYNAASVALLYLQTAGRSVDGPVWGGASVSANPIRVPKRGRGMV; translated from the coding sequence ATGAGCGACCGGTTGGAAGTGAGCACCCTCTATGTGGCGGCGACACGTCCCGCACTGTTTCTGGGGGTGCCGCTCACGCTGGCCGGATTGCTGATGATGTTGGCTGGGCTCGTCATCATTGTCCTTCAAAACCCACTTTATGAAATCGTGCTCGTGCCACTCTGGTTCGGGGCACGGCTGGTGGTTGAGCGTGACTATAACGCCGCAAGCGTCGCGCTCCTCTATTTGCAGACGGCCGGCAGAAGCGTGGACGGGCCGGTCTGGGGTGGCGCGAGCGTCAGCGCCAATCCGATCAGAGTGCCGAAACGCGGAAGAGGAATGGTGTAA
- a CDS encoding VirB4 family type IV secretion/conjugal transfer ATPase, with amino-acid sequence MFGASGRTERSGEIYLPYVGHLSDQVVLLEDGSIMAMAHVNGLPFDLEDAEMRNSRCRAFNTLLRNIADDNVTLYAHLVRNNDVPEPASRQFQSAFAGSLSEAYERHVLSGKLFRNDHFLTIVVSPRTAIGKIGWRIAKSHRRNDNDLATQIRSLEDLWQIIAGSLGGYGLRRLGIREKGNVLFTEIGEALRLIMTCRFLPVPMVTGSLGASIYTDRVICGKRALEIRRPGDSSVGSLFSFREYPATTRPGMLNPLLSANFPLVLSQSFSFLTRPQAHAKLSLKSSQMTSAGDKALTQINELAEAEDALASNEFVMGSHHLSLCVYGDSLNSLADRAANARARLADTGAVIVQEGIGMEAAYWSQLPGNNRWRTRPGAITSYNFAGLVSFENFPSGSSSGHWGKAVARFRTNGGTSFDYIPHENDVGMTAIFGPVGKGKTTLMTFILAMLEQSVVDRNGAIVFFDKDRGGELLVRATGGTYLALRRGAPSGLAPLRGLDNTSASLDFLREWLMALIESDGRGPISSEESRRLERGILRQLSFEPAMRSLAGLREFLLHSPSEGAGARLQRWCRGNALGWAFDGDEDEVRLDASITGFDMTQLLEFEEVCAPAAAYLLHRVGAVVDGRRFVMSCDEFRFYLLNPQFSAVIDKFLLTVRKNNGMLILATQQPEHVLESPLGASLVAQCMTKIFYPSPTADRAAYVDGLKCTTQEFEAIRQGMAIGSRKFLLKRESGSVVCEFDLGQMREYVAVLSGRANTVRFVDQLRDQHGDAPTGWLDKFMTRYHEIQD; translated from the coding sequence ATGTTTGGCGCCAGTGGCCGGACCGAGAGATCTGGCGAGATCTATCTTCCGTATGTCGGTCATCTCAGCGATCAGGTTGTCCTGCTGGAAGACGGATCGATCATGGCCATGGCACACGTGAACGGCCTGCCCTTTGATTTGGAAGACGCAGAGATGCGCAATTCGCGCTGCCGCGCGTTCAACACTCTCTTGCGCAACATCGCTGATGACAATGTCACGCTATACGCTCATCTTGTGCGAAACAACGATGTGCCGGAGCCGGCATCGCGCCAGTTTCAAAGTGCATTTGCTGGCAGTCTGAGCGAGGCCTATGAGCGCCATGTGCTGTCGGGCAAGCTCTTTCGCAACGATCACTTCCTCACTATCGTCGTGTCCCCCCGCACCGCAATCGGTAAGATCGGCTGGCGCATTGCCAAATCCCACAGACGGAATGACAACGATCTGGCCACACAAATACGAAGCCTGGAGGACCTCTGGCAGATCATTGCTGGCTCACTCGGCGGTTACGGTCTGCGCCGGTTGGGTATTCGCGAGAAAGGCAACGTGCTTTTCACGGAAATTGGTGAGGCGCTTCGGCTGATAATGACTTGCCGGTTTCTTCCGGTTCCGATGGTTACCGGCTCGCTTGGCGCCTCGATCTACACTGATAGGGTCATCTGCGGGAAGCGGGCGCTTGAGATTCGAAGACCCGGGGATAGCTCCGTGGGATCATTGTTTTCGTTCCGTGAATATCCGGCGACGACGCGGCCAGGCATGCTAAATCCCTTACTGTCCGCCAACTTCCCGCTTGTCCTGAGCCAGAGCTTTTCCTTCCTCACTCGGCCACAAGCTCATGCGAAGCTTAGCCTTAAATCCAGCCAGATGACGAGCGCCGGCGACAAGGCTCTCACCCAGATCAATGAACTTGCCGAGGCAGAGGACGCACTGGCAAGCAACGAGTTCGTCATGGGTTCGCATCATCTGAGCCTGTGCGTCTATGGCGACAGCCTCAATAGCCTCGCCGATCGCGCAGCAAATGCGCGCGCAAGGCTGGCCGACACAGGCGCCGTTATCGTCCAAGAGGGTATCGGCATGGAGGCCGCGTACTGGTCCCAACTCCCGGGGAACAACAGGTGGCGCACGCGCCCCGGGGCGATCACCTCGTACAATTTTGCCGGGCTTGTCTCATTTGAGAACTTCCCCAGCGGTTCCAGCTCCGGCCACTGGGGCAAAGCTGTTGCGCGCTTTCGCACAAACGGTGGAACGTCTTTCGACTACATCCCCCATGAGAATGACGTCGGCATGACGGCGATATTCGGACCCGTCGGCAAAGGCAAGACGACGCTGATGACCTTTATCCTCGCGATGCTTGAGCAAAGCGTGGTCGATCGCAATGGTGCAATCGTCTTTTTCGATAAAGACCGGGGTGGTGAACTGCTGGTGCGAGCCACGGGAGGGACATACCTTGCGTTGCGCAGAGGCGCTCCGAGCGGCTTGGCCCCTCTGCGCGGACTGGACAACACCTCCGCCTCGTTGGATTTTCTGCGCGAATGGCTGATGGCCCTCATCGAGAGTGACGGCCGTGGTCCGATCTCGTCGGAGGAAAGCCGTCGACTGGAACGTGGCATTCTTCGTCAACTTTCGTTCGAACCCGCCATGCGCTCACTTGCGGGCCTGCGCGAATTCCTGCTGCACAGCCCCTCGGAGGGCGCGGGAGCACGGCTGCAGCGGTGGTGTAGAGGGAATGCGCTTGGATGGGCCTTTGACGGCGATGAGGACGAAGTCAGGCTGGATGCCTCCATTACCGGCTTCGACATGACGCAGCTCCTGGAATTTGAGGAGGTCTGTGCGCCGGCCGCCGCATATCTTCTGCACCGCGTGGGCGCTGTTGTCGATGGCCGTCGGTTCGTCATGAGCTGCGACGAATTTCGCTTCTATCTGCTCAACCCGCAGTTCTCGGCTGTTATCGACAAGTTCCTGCTCACCGTCCGCAAGAACAACGGCATGTTGATACTCGCAACGCAGCAGCCCGAACACGTGCTTGAATCGCCCCTTGGGGCCAGTCTCGTTGCACAATGCATGACCAAGATCTTCTACCCATCACCGACGGCCGACCGGGCCGCGTATGTCGATGGCTTGAAGTGCACCACGCAGGAGTTCGAGGCAATCCGCCAGGGAATGGCAATTGGCAGCCGCAAGTTTTTGCTCAAGCGCGAGAGCGGGAGTGTTGTTTGCGAATTCGATCTTGGCCAGATGCGCGAGTATGTAGCCGTACTCTCGGGGCGGGCCAACACCGTGCGCTTTGTCGACCAGCTTCGTGACCAGCACGGAGATGCCCCAACCGGGTGGCTCGACAAGTTCATGACTCGTTACCACGAAATTCAAGACTGA